Proteins encoded within one genomic window of Manis pentadactyla isolate mManPen7 chromosome 4, mManPen7.hap1, whole genome shotgun sequence:
- the SLC45A1 gene encoding proton-associated sugar transporter A isoform X3: MQRDVTAPPRGSMLQQRRAGGGRAGTPAAHGAGRSPASERDASCLQPQGQVSVRRGRATWRNWPPWQRPWWVTAAPNGLSPQEHPPAPPAMIPPAGSTPPGEDLFPSAAPRDFWRAQISGCSESVTRHISHRANNFKRHPKRRKCIRPSPPPPPNTPCPIELVDFGDLHPQRSFRELLFNGCILFGIEFSYAMETAYVTPVLLQMGLPDQLYSLVWFISPILGFLLQPLLGAWSDRCTSRFGRRRPFILVLAIGALLGLSLLLNGRDIGTALADTGGSHKWGILLTVCGVVLMDFSADSADSPSHAYMMDVCSPADQDRGLNIHALLAGLGGGFGYVVGGIHWDRTSFGRALGGQLRVIYIFTAVTLSITTILTLLSIPERPLQPPGEKRTAMKSPSLPLPPSPPVLCEEVAGAALPHHAAASLYASFSSPISPLSPLTPKYGSFISRDSSLTGINEFASSFATSNIDSVLIDCFTGGHDHYLAIPSSVPRQAISVSFPRAPDGFYQQDRGLGEQREVALAASSDGDFLRVGSLDTSKPRSSGILKRPQTLAIPEAAGGGGPEASKRRNVTFSQQVANILLNGVKYESQLTGASEPAGRPLSMRHLCLTICHMPAALRSLCVNHFLGWLSFEGMLLFYTDFMGEVVFQGDPKAPHTSEEYQKYNSGVTVGCWGMCIYAFSAAFYSAILEKLEEHLSIRTLYFIAHLAFGLGTGLATLSRNLYVVLSLCITYGVLFSTLCTLPYSLLCDYYQNKKWQFVDLPLLRDVRRVG, encoded by the exons GGCCAAGTGAGTGTCCGTCGGGGGAGAGCCACCTGGAGAAACTGGCCGCCGTGGCAGAGACCCTGGTGGGTGACCGCCGCCCCCAATGGGCTCTCCCCGCAGGAACACCCACCGGCCCCCCCTGCGATGATCCCCCCGGCCGGCAGCACCCCTCCGGGAGAGGACCTCTTCCCCAGTGCGGCTCCCCGGGACTTCTGGAGGGCACAGATCTCGGGCTGCTCGGAGTCTGTGACCCGGCACATCAGCCACCGGGCCAACAACTTCAAACGACACCCCAAGAGGAGGAAGTGCATTCGGCcatccccgcccccgccccccaacACTCCCTGCCCGATCGAGCTGGTGGACTTTGGGGACCTGCACCCCCAGAGGTCCTTCCGGGAGCTGCTCTTCAATGGGTGCATTCTCTTTGGCATCGAGTTCAGCTACGCCATGGAGACGGCGTACGTGACCCCCGTGCTCCTGCAGATGGGCCTCCCCGACCAGCTCTACAGCCTGGTGTGGTTCATCAGCCCCATCCTCG GATTCCTTCTGCAGCCACTGTTGGGTGCTTGGAGTGACCGATGTACCTCAAGGTTTGGAAGGAGACGCCCCTTCATTCTTGTCCTGGCTATAG GGGCGCTGCTGGGTCTCTCCCTCTTGCTCAACGGCAGGGACATCGGCACGGCGCTGGCCGACACGGGCGGCAGCCACAAGTGGGGCATCCTCCTCACCGTGTGCGGCGTGGTGCTGATGGACTTCAGCGCAGACTCGGCCGACAGCCCCAGCCACGCCTACATGATGGACGTGTGCAGCCCGGCTGACCAGGACCGGGGCCTCAACATCCACGCCCTCCTGGCAG gCCTTGGAGGAGGGTTCGGGTACGTGGTTGGGGGGATTCACTGGGACAGAACCAGCTTCGGGAGAGCCCTGGGCGGGCAGCTGCGGGTCATCTACATCTTCACTGCCGTCACCCTGAGCATCACCACCATCCTGACCCTGCTCAGCATCCCCGAGAGGCCCCTGCAGCCCCCGGGTGAGAAGAGGACTGCCATGAAGAGCCCCAGCCTCCCGCTGCCCCCCTCCCCGCCCGTCCTGTGCGAGGAAGTCGCTGGCGCGGCGCTCCCCCATCACGCGGCCGCCAGCCTGTACGCCAGCTTCTCCAGCCCCATCTCCCCGCTCAGCCCCCTGACGCCCAAGTACGGCAGCTTCATCAGCCGGGACAGCTCCCTGACGGGGATCAACGAGTTCGCCTCGTCCTTTGCCACCTCCAACATCGACAGCGTCCTCATCGACTGCTTCACAGGAGGCCACGACCACTACCTGGCCATCCCCAGCAGTGTCCCCAGGCAGGCCATCAGTGTCAGCTTCCCCCGGGCTCCCGACGGCTTCTACCAGCAGGACCGCGGCCTTGGGGAGCAGCGGGAGGTGGCCCTGGCCGCCAGCTCCGACGGGGACTTCCTGAGGGTGGGCTCGCTGGACACCTCCAAGCCACGGTCATCCGGGATCCTGAAGAGACCCCAGACCTTGGCCATCCCAGAGGCGGCTGGAGGAGGCGGTCCCGAAGCCAGCAAGAGGAGGAACGTTACCTTCAGTCAGCAG GTGGCGAATATCCTGCTCAACGGCGTCAAGTACGAGAGCCAGCTGACAGGCGCCAGCGAGCCGGCGGGGCGGCCCCTGTCCATGCGGCACCTGTGTCTCACCATCTGCCATATGCCCGCGGCACTGCGCAGCCTCTGCGTCAACCACTTCTTGG GCTGGCTCTCGTTTGAGGGGATGCTGCTCTTCTACACGGACTTCATGGGCGAGGTGGTGTTTCAGGGGGACCCCAAAGCCCCGCACACATCGGAAGAGTATCAGAAATACAACAGCGGGGTCACCGTGGGCTGCTGGGGAATGTGCATTTACGCCTTCAGTGCCGCCTTCTACTCAG CTATCCTCGAAAAGCTGGAAGAACACCTCAGCATCCGCACGCTGTACTTCATCGCGCACCTGGCCTTTGGCCTGGGGACCGGACTCGCCACCCTGTCCAGGAACCTCTACGTGGTTCTGTCCCTCTGCATCACCTACGGGGTGTTATTTTCCACCCTGTGCACTCTGCCCTACTCTCTGCTGTGCGATTACtaccagaacaaaaag TGGCAGTTTGTCGACCTGCCTCTTCTCAGAGACGTTCGGCGTGTGGGCTGA
- the SLC45A1 gene encoding proton-associated sugar transporter A isoform X1: protein MQRDVTAPPRGSMLQQRRAGGGRAGTPAAHGAGRSPASERDASCLQPQGQVSVRRGRATWRNWPPWQRPWWVTAAPNGLSPQEHPPAPPAMIPPAGSTPPGEDLFPSAAPRDFWRAQISGCSESVTRHISHRANNFKRHPKRRKCIRPSPPPPPNTPCPIELVDFGDLHPQRSFRELLFNGCILFGIEFSYAMETAYVTPVLLQMGLPDQLYSLVWFISPILGFLLQPLLGAWSDRCTSRFGRRRPFILVLAIGALLGLSLLLNGRDIGTALADTGGSHKWGILLTVCGVVLMDFSADSADSPSHAYMMDVCSPADQDRGLNIHALLAGLGGGFGYVVGGIHWDRTSFGRALGGQLRVIYIFTAVTLSITTILTLLSIPERPLQPPGEKRTAMKSPSLPLPPSPPVLCEEVAGAALPHHAAASLYASFSSPISPLSPLTPKYGSFISRDSSLTGINEFASSFATSNIDSVLIDCFTGGHDHYLAIPSSVPRQAISVSFPRAPDGFYQQDRGLGEQREVALAASSDGDFLRVGSLDTSKPRSSGILKRPQTLAIPEAAGGGGPEASKRRNVTFSQQVANILLNGVKYESQLTGASEPAGRPLSMRHLCLTICHMPAALRSLCVNHFLGWLSFEGMLLFYTDFMGEVVFQGDPKAPHTSEEYQKYNSGVTVGCWGMCIYAFSAAFYSAILEKLEEHLSIRTLYFIAHLAFGLGTGLATLSRNLYVVLSLCITYGVLFSTLCTLPYSLLCDYYQNKKFAGSSADGTRRGMGVDISLLSCQYFLAQILVSLVLGPLTSAVGSASGVMYFSSLVSFLGCLYSSLFVVYEIPPSDATDEEHQPLLLNV, encoded by the exons GGCCAAGTGAGTGTCCGTCGGGGGAGAGCCACCTGGAGAAACTGGCCGCCGTGGCAGAGACCCTGGTGGGTGACCGCCGCCCCCAATGGGCTCTCCCCGCAGGAACACCCACCGGCCCCCCCTGCGATGATCCCCCCGGCCGGCAGCACCCCTCCGGGAGAGGACCTCTTCCCCAGTGCGGCTCCCCGGGACTTCTGGAGGGCACAGATCTCGGGCTGCTCGGAGTCTGTGACCCGGCACATCAGCCACCGGGCCAACAACTTCAAACGACACCCCAAGAGGAGGAAGTGCATTCGGCcatccccgcccccgccccccaacACTCCCTGCCCGATCGAGCTGGTGGACTTTGGGGACCTGCACCCCCAGAGGTCCTTCCGGGAGCTGCTCTTCAATGGGTGCATTCTCTTTGGCATCGAGTTCAGCTACGCCATGGAGACGGCGTACGTGACCCCCGTGCTCCTGCAGATGGGCCTCCCCGACCAGCTCTACAGCCTGGTGTGGTTCATCAGCCCCATCCTCG GATTCCTTCTGCAGCCACTGTTGGGTGCTTGGAGTGACCGATGTACCTCAAGGTTTGGAAGGAGACGCCCCTTCATTCTTGTCCTGGCTATAG GGGCGCTGCTGGGTCTCTCCCTCTTGCTCAACGGCAGGGACATCGGCACGGCGCTGGCCGACACGGGCGGCAGCCACAAGTGGGGCATCCTCCTCACCGTGTGCGGCGTGGTGCTGATGGACTTCAGCGCAGACTCGGCCGACAGCCCCAGCCACGCCTACATGATGGACGTGTGCAGCCCGGCTGACCAGGACCGGGGCCTCAACATCCACGCCCTCCTGGCAG gCCTTGGAGGAGGGTTCGGGTACGTGGTTGGGGGGATTCACTGGGACAGAACCAGCTTCGGGAGAGCCCTGGGCGGGCAGCTGCGGGTCATCTACATCTTCACTGCCGTCACCCTGAGCATCACCACCATCCTGACCCTGCTCAGCATCCCCGAGAGGCCCCTGCAGCCCCCGGGTGAGAAGAGGACTGCCATGAAGAGCCCCAGCCTCCCGCTGCCCCCCTCCCCGCCCGTCCTGTGCGAGGAAGTCGCTGGCGCGGCGCTCCCCCATCACGCGGCCGCCAGCCTGTACGCCAGCTTCTCCAGCCCCATCTCCCCGCTCAGCCCCCTGACGCCCAAGTACGGCAGCTTCATCAGCCGGGACAGCTCCCTGACGGGGATCAACGAGTTCGCCTCGTCCTTTGCCACCTCCAACATCGACAGCGTCCTCATCGACTGCTTCACAGGAGGCCACGACCACTACCTGGCCATCCCCAGCAGTGTCCCCAGGCAGGCCATCAGTGTCAGCTTCCCCCGGGCTCCCGACGGCTTCTACCAGCAGGACCGCGGCCTTGGGGAGCAGCGGGAGGTGGCCCTGGCCGCCAGCTCCGACGGGGACTTCCTGAGGGTGGGCTCGCTGGACACCTCCAAGCCACGGTCATCCGGGATCCTGAAGAGACCCCAGACCTTGGCCATCCCAGAGGCGGCTGGAGGAGGCGGTCCCGAAGCCAGCAAGAGGAGGAACGTTACCTTCAGTCAGCAG GTGGCGAATATCCTGCTCAACGGCGTCAAGTACGAGAGCCAGCTGACAGGCGCCAGCGAGCCGGCGGGGCGGCCCCTGTCCATGCGGCACCTGTGTCTCACCATCTGCCATATGCCCGCGGCACTGCGCAGCCTCTGCGTCAACCACTTCTTGG GCTGGCTCTCGTTTGAGGGGATGCTGCTCTTCTACACGGACTTCATGGGCGAGGTGGTGTTTCAGGGGGACCCCAAAGCCCCGCACACATCGGAAGAGTATCAGAAATACAACAGCGGGGTCACCGTGGGCTGCTGGGGAATGTGCATTTACGCCTTCAGTGCCGCCTTCTACTCAG CTATCCTCGAAAAGCTGGAAGAACACCTCAGCATCCGCACGCTGTACTTCATCGCGCACCTGGCCTTTGGCCTGGGGACCGGACTCGCCACCCTGTCCAGGAACCTCTACGTGGTTCTGTCCCTCTGCATCACCTACGGGGTGTTATTTTCCACCCTGTGCACTCTGCCCTACTCTCTGCTGTGCGATTACtaccagaacaaaaag TTTGCAGGGTCCAGTGCAGATGGCACCAGGCGGGGCATGGGCGTGGACATCTCCCTGCTGAGCTGTCAGTACTTCCTGGCCCAGATTCTGGTCTCCCTGGTGCTGGGGCCCCTGACCTCAGCCGTGGGCAGCGCCAGTGGGGTGATGTACTTCTCCAGCCTGGTGTCCTTCCTGGGCTGCTTGTACTCCTCCCTGTTCGTGGTTTATGAAATCCCTCCCAGCGACGCCACTGACGAGGAGCACCAGCCCCTCCTGCTGAATGTTTGA
- the SLC45A1 gene encoding proton-associated sugar transporter A isoform X2 — protein MQRDVTAPPRGSMLQQRRAGGGRAGTPAAHGAGRSPASERDASCLQPQEHPPAPPAMIPPAGSTPPGEDLFPSAAPRDFWRAQISGCSESVTRHISHRANNFKRHPKRRKCIRPSPPPPPNTPCPIELVDFGDLHPQRSFRELLFNGCILFGIEFSYAMETAYVTPVLLQMGLPDQLYSLVWFISPILGFLLQPLLGAWSDRCTSRFGRRRPFILVLAIGALLGLSLLLNGRDIGTALADTGGSHKWGILLTVCGVVLMDFSADSADSPSHAYMMDVCSPADQDRGLNIHALLAGLGGGFGYVVGGIHWDRTSFGRALGGQLRVIYIFTAVTLSITTILTLLSIPERPLQPPGEKRTAMKSPSLPLPPSPPVLCEEVAGAALPHHAAASLYASFSSPISPLSPLTPKYGSFISRDSSLTGINEFASSFATSNIDSVLIDCFTGGHDHYLAIPSSVPRQAISVSFPRAPDGFYQQDRGLGEQREVALAASSDGDFLRVGSLDTSKPRSSGILKRPQTLAIPEAAGGGGPEASKRRNVTFSQQVANILLNGVKYESQLTGASEPAGRPLSMRHLCLTICHMPAALRSLCVNHFLGWLSFEGMLLFYTDFMGEVVFQGDPKAPHTSEEYQKYNSGVTVGCWGMCIYAFSAAFYSAILEKLEEHLSIRTLYFIAHLAFGLGTGLATLSRNLYVVLSLCITYGVLFSTLCTLPYSLLCDYYQNKKFAGSSADGTRRGMGVDISLLSCQYFLAQILVSLVLGPLTSAVGSASGVMYFSSLVSFLGCLYSSLFVVYEIPPSDATDEEHQPLLLNV, from the exons GAACACCCACCGGCCCCCCCTGCGATGATCCCCCCGGCCGGCAGCACCCCTCCGGGAGAGGACCTCTTCCCCAGTGCGGCTCCCCGGGACTTCTGGAGGGCACAGATCTCGGGCTGCTCGGAGTCTGTGACCCGGCACATCAGCCACCGGGCCAACAACTTCAAACGACACCCCAAGAGGAGGAAGTGCATTCGGCcatccccgcccccgccccccaacACTCCCTGCCCGATCGAGCTGGTGGACTTTGGGGACCTGCACCCCCAGAGGTCCTTCCGGGAGCTGCTCTTCAATGGGTGCATTCTCTTTGGCATCGAGTTCAGCTACGCCATGGAGACGGCGTACGTGACCCCCGTGCTCCTGCAGATGGGCCTCCCCGACCAGCTCTACAGCCTGGTGTGGTTCATCAGCCCCATCCTCG GATTCCTTCTGCAGCCACTGTTGGGTGCTTGGAGTGACCGATGTACCTCAAGGTTTGGAAGGAGACGCCCCTTCATTCTTGTCCTGGCTATAG GGGCGCTGCTGGGTCTCTCCCTCTTGCTCAACGGCAGGGACATCGGCACGGCGCTGGCCGACACGGGCGGCAGCCACAAGTGGGGCATCCTCCTCACCGTGTGCGGCGTGGTGCTGATGGACTTCAGCGCAGACTCGGCCGACAGCCCCAGCCACGCCTACATGATGGACGTGTGCAGCCCGGCTGACCAGGACCGGGGCCTCAACATCCACGCCCTCCTGGCAG gCCTTGGAGGAGGGTTCGGGTACGTGGTTGGGGGGATTCACTGGGACAGAACCAGCTTCGGGAGAGCCCTGGGCGGGCAGCTGCGGGTCATCTACATCTTCACTGCCGTCACCCTGAGCATCACCACCATCCTGACCCTGCTCAGCATCCCCGAGAGGCCCCTGCAGCCCCCGGGTGAGAAGAGGACTGCCATGAAGAGCCCCAGCCTCCCGCTGCCCCCCTCCCCGCCCGTCCTGTGCGAGGAAGTCGCTGGCGCGGCGCTCCCCCATCACGCGGCCGCCAGCCTGTACGCCAGCTTCTCCAGCCCCATCTCCCCGCTCAGCCCCCTGACGCCCAAGTACGGCAGCTTCATCAGCCGGGACAGCTCCCTGACGGGGATCAACGAGTTCGCCTCGTCCTTTGCCACCTCCAACATCGACAGCGTCCTCATCGACTGCTTCACAGGAGGCCACGACCACTACCTGGCCATCCCCAGCAGTGTCCCCAGGCAGGCCATCAGTGTCAGCTTCCCCCGGGCTCCCGACGGCTTCTACCAGCAGGACCGCGGCCTTGGGGAGCAGCGGGAGGTGGCCCTGGCCGCCAGCTCCGACGGGGACTTCCTGAGGGTGGGCTCGCTGGACACCTCCAAGCCACGGTCATCCGGGATCCTGAAGAGACCCCAGACCTTGGCCATCCCAGAGGCGGCTGGAGGAGGCGGTCCCGAAGCCAGCAAGAGGAGGAACGTTACCTTCAGTCAGCAG GTGGCGAATATCCTGCTCAACGGCGTCAAGTACGAGAGCCAGCTGACAGGCGCCAGCGAGCCGGCGGGGCGGCCCCTGTCCATGCGGCACCTGTGTCTCACCATCTGCCATATGCCCGCGGCACTGCGCAGCCTCTGCGTCAACCACTTCTTGG GCTGGCTCTCGTTTGAGGGGATGCTGCTCTTCTACACGGACTTCATGGGCGAGGTGGTGTTTCAGGGGGACCCCAAAGCCCCGCACACATCGGAAGAGTATCAGAAATACAACAGCGGGGTCACCGTGGGCTGCTGGGGAATGTGCATTTACGCCTTCAGTGCCGCCTTCTACTCAG CTATCCTCGAAAAGCTGGAAGAACACCTCAGCATCCGCACGCTGTACTTCATCGCGCACCTGGCCTTTGGCCTGGGGACCGGACTCGCCACCCTGTCCAGGAACCTCTACGTGGTTCTGTCCCTCTGCATCACCTACGGGGTGTTATTTTCCACCCTGTGCACTCTGCCCTACTCTCTGCTGTGCGATTACtaccagaacaaaaag TTTGCAGGGTCCAGTGCAGATGGCACCAGGCGGGGCATGGGCGTGGACATCTCCCTGCTGAGCTGTCAGTACTTCCTGGCCCAGATTCTGGTCTCCCTGGTGCTGGGGCCCCTGACCTCAGCCGTGGGCAGCGCCAGTGGGGTGATGTACTTCTCCAGCCTGGTGTCCTTCCTGGGCTGCTTGTACTCCTCCCTGTTCGTGGTTTATGAAATCCCTCCCAGCGACGCCACTGACGAGGAGCACCAGCCCCTCCTGCTGAATGTTTGA
- the SLC45A1 gene encoding proton-associated sugar transporter A isoform X4 gives MDFSADSADSPSHAYMMDVCSPADQDRGLNIHALLAGLGGGFGYVVGGIHWDRTSFGRALGGQLRVIYIFTAVTLSITTILTLLSIPERPLQPPGEKRTAMKSPSLPLPPSPPVLCEEVAGAALPHHAAASLYASFSSPISPLSPLTPKYGSFISRDSSLTGINEFASSFATSNIDSVLIDCFTGGHDHYLAIPSSVPRQAISVSFPRAPDGFYQQDRGLGEQREVALAASSDGDFLRVGSLDTSKPRSSGILKRPQTLAIPEAAGGGGPEASKRRNVTFSQQVANILLNGVKYESQLTGASEPAGRPLSMRHLCLTICHMPAALRSLCVNHFLGWLSFEGMLLFYTDFMGEVVFQGDPKAPHTSEEYQKYNSGVTVGCWGMCIYAFSAAFYSAILEKLEEHLSIRTLYFIAHLAFGLGTGLATLSRNLYVVLSLCITYGVLFSTLCTLPYSLLCDYYQNKKFAGSSADGTRRGMGVDISLLSCQYFLAQILVSLVLGPLTSAVGSASGVMYFSSLVSFLGCLYSSLFVVYEIPPSDATDEEHQPLLLNV, from the exons ATGGACTTCAGCGCAGACTCGGCCGACAGCCCCAGCCACGCCTACATGATGGACGTGTGCAGCCCGGCTGACCAGGACCGGGGCCTCAACATCCACGCCCTCCTGGCAG gCCTTGGAGGAGGGTTCGGGTACGTGGTTGGGGGGATTCACTGGGACAGAACCAGCTTCGGGAGAGCCCTGGGCGGGCAGCTGCGGGTCATCTACATCTTCACTGCCGTCACCCTGAGCATCACCACCATCCTGACCCTGCTCAGCATCCCCGAGAGGCCCCTGCAGCCCCCGGGTGAGAAGAGGACTGCCATGAAGAGCCCCAGCCTCCCGCTGCCCCCCTCCCCGCCCGTCCTGTGCGAGGAAGTCGCTGGCGCGGCGCTCCCCCATCACGCGGCCGCCAGCCTGTACGCCAGCTTCTCCAGCCCCATCTCCCCGCTCAGCCCCCTGACGCCCAAGTACGGCAGCTTCATCAGCCGGGACAGCTCCCTGACGGGGATCAACGAGTTCGCCTCGTCCTTTGCCACCTCCAACATCGACAGCGTCCTCATCGACTGCTTCACAGGAGGCCACGACCACTACCTGGCCATCCCCAGCAGTGTCCCCAGGCAGGCCATCAGTGTCAGCTTCCCCCGGGCTCCCGACGGCTTCTACCAGCAGGACCGCGGCCTTGGGGAGCAGCGGGAGGTGGCCCTGGCCGCCAGCTCCGACGGGGACTTCCTGAGGGTGGGCTCGCTGGACACCTCCAAGCCACGGTCATCCGGGATCCTGAAGAGACCCCAGACCTTGGCCATCCCAGAGGCGGCTGGAGGAGGCGGTCCCGAAGCCAGCAAGAGGAGGAACGTTACCTTCAGTCAGCAG GTGGCGAATATCCTGCTCAACGGCGTCAAGTACGAGAGCCAGCTGACAGGCGCCAGCGAGCCGGCGGGGCGGCCCCTGTCCATGCGGCACCTGTGTCTCACCATCTGCCATATGCCCGCGGCACTGCGCAGCCTCTGCGTCAACCACTTCTTGG GCTGGCTCTCGTTTGAGGGGATGCTGCTCTTCTACACGGACTTCATGGGCGAGGTGGTGTTTCAGGGGGACCCCAAAGCCCCGCACACATCGGAAGAGTATCAGAAATACAACAGCGGGGTCACCGTGGGCTGCTGGGGAATGTGCATTTACGCCTTCAGTGCCGCCTTCTACTCAG CTATCCTCGAAAAGCTGGAAGAACACCTCAGCATCCGCACGCTGTACTTCATCGCGCACCTGGCCTTTGGCCTGGGGACCGGACTCGCCACCCTGTCCAGGAACCTCTACGTGGTTCTGTCCCTCTGCATCACCTACGGGGTGTTATTTTCCACCCTGTGCACTCTGCCCTACTCTCTGCTGTGCGATTACtaccagaacaaaaag TTTGCAGGGTCCAGTGCAGATGGCACCAGGCGGGGCATGGGCGTGGACATCTCCCTGCTGAGCTGTCAGTACTTCCTGGCCCAGATTCTGGTCTCCCTGGTGCTGGGGCCCCTGACCTCAGCCGTGGGCAGCGCCAGTGGGGTGATGTACTTCTCCAGCCTGGTGTCCTTCCTGGGCTGCTTGTACTCCTCCCTGTTCGTGGTTTATGAAATCCCTCCCAGCGACGCCACTGACGAGGAGCACCAGCCCCTCCTGCTGAATGTTTGA